The proteins below are encoded in one region of Gambusia affinis linkage group LG07, SWU_Gaff_1.0, whole genome shotgun sequence:
- the gnl3l gene encoding guanine nucleotide-binding protein-like 3-like protein, which produces MSKAKQKRAKRLGFLGKFKTKDGRKTEGSGPTNNSKQPAGHQVKDSRRPEDVRKQRLQDLQEKQKLSREREMMKRRNLQTFQNDILQRQKEFELKETEMQSLEKNVNFENENSRKAYYREFKKVVEASDVILEVLDARDPLGCRCPQVEQAVIQSGTNKKIVLVLNKIDLVSKEIVEKWIKYLRNEFPTVAFKASTQQQTKNLKRSNVPVTQATSELLSTSACIGADCLMKLLGNYCRNQDIKTAITVGVVGFPNVGKSSLINSLKRARACSVGATPGVTKCLQEVHLDKHIKLLDCPGIVMATSTTDAAMILRNCVKIEQLVDPLPPVEAILRRCNKAQIIEHYGVPDFQTAPEFLALLARRQGKLRRGGLPDTDKAAKSVLMDWTGGRISYFTHPPETHTLPTHVSAEIVSEMGKAFDWDELEKGNQEVLAESSCPDIQMGFCMETAGMTQGGQIESPDPEMEGGSLEDEAETMEDDQDSEFGPMTVEIKAQRKTDLPVKDAAPKAPNLKDIVKVDPLQQGQALRAANKKRKKQQKRADKIATKLSDTLTSAMDF; this is translated from the exons ATGTCAAAAGCAA AGCAGAAACGAGCTAAACGTCTTGGTTTTCTCGGGAAGTTTAAG ACTAAAGATGGGCGGAAGACCGAAGGTTCAGGGCCGACAAATAATAGCAAGCAGCCGGCTGGTCACCAGGTCAAGGACTCCAGGAGACCAGAGGATGTCAGGAAGCAAAGG CTTCAAGATCTCCAAGAAAAGCAGAAGCTGTCCAGAGAGCGtgagatgatgaagaggaggaattTACAAACCTTTCAGAACGACATCCTACAGCGACAAAAAGAGTTTGAGCTGAAG GAAACGGAGATGCagagtttggaaaaaaatgtaaactttgaaAACGAGAATTCAAGAAAGGCCTATTACAGAGAATTTAAAAAG GTCGTGGAGGCTTCAGATGTCATCTTGGAGGTCTTGGATGCCCGTGACCCTCTGGGCTGCAGATGTCCTCAGGTGGAGCAAGCCGTCATCCAGAGTGGAACCAACAAGAAGATCGTTTTAGTCCTCAATAAGATCG ATTTGGTATCGAAAGAAATCGTGGAAAAGTGGATTAAGTATCTCCGTAACGAGTTTCCTACTGTGGCTTTCAAAGCATCTACCCAGCAACAAACTAAGAACTTG AAACGCAGCAACGTCCCAGTAACTCAAGCCACTTCTGAGCTCCTGAGCACCAGCGCTTGCATCGGAGCCGACTGCCTGATGAAATTACTGGGAAACTATTGCCGCAACCAGGACATCAAAACTGCCATCACCGTGGGAGTTGTGG GTTTTCCTAACGTGGGGAAGAGCAGCTTGATCAACAGTCTGAAACGGGCGCGGGCCTGCAGCGTCGGAGCCACACCTGGGGTCACAAA GTGTCTTCAAGAAGTGCATTTGGACAAACATATTAAGCTCCTGGATTGTCCCGGAATCGTCATGGCAACATCAACAACCGACGCGGCAATGATCCTTCGTAACTGCGTGAAAATCGAGCAGCTTGTAGATCCCCTTCCACCTGTCGAAGCCATCCTCCGCAGGTGTAACAAGGCCCAG ATCATTGAGCACTACGGCGTTCCAGACTTCCAGACGGCTCCGGAGTTCCTGGCTCTTCTCGCCCGGCGGCAAGGCAAACTGAGGAGGGGGGGGCTGCCGGACACCGATAAAGCAGCGAAGAGCGTGTTGATGGACTGGACGGG AGGAAGGATCAGCTACTTCACACACCCTccagaaacacacactctgcCCACCCACGTCAGCGCTGAGATCGTTTCAGAGATGGGAAAAGCCTTTGACTGGGACGAGCTGGAGAAAGGAAATCAGGAGGTTCTTGCAG agtCCTCTTGCCCTGACATCCAAATGGGATTTTGCATGGAAACTGCCGGAATGACGCAAGGGGGTCAAATCGAGTCACCTGACCCGGAAATGGAGGGAGGGTCTCTGGAAGATGAAGCCGAAACTATGGAGGATGACCAGGATTCAGAG TTTGGGCCGATGACGGTGGAGATAAAAGCCCAGAGAAAGACGGACCTCCCTGTGAAAGACGCGGCTCCCAAAGCTCCAAACTTGAAGGATATTGTGAAAGTAGATCCTCTGCAGCAGGGTCAGGCACTCCGAGCTGCCaacaagaagaggaaaaagcagcagaaaagagCCG acAAAATTGCTACCAAACTCTCGGACACACTTACATCGGCAATGGACTTCTAA
- the LOC122833910 gene encoding red-sensitive opsin, translating to MAEEWGKQVFAARRHEDTTRGSAFTYTNSNHTKDPFEGPNYHIAPRWVYNVSTLWMCIVVVLSVFTNGLVLVATAKFKKLRHPLNWILVNLAIADLGETVFASTISVCNQYFGYFILGHPMCVFEGYTVSTCGIAALWSLTIISWERWIVVCKPFGNVKFDAKWATGGIVFSWVWSAAWCAPPIFGWSRYWPHGLKTSCGPDVFSGSEDPGVQSYMIVLMITCCIIPLAIIILCYLAVWLAIRAVAMQQKESESTQKAEREVSRMVVVMIIAYCVCWGPYTFFACFAAANPGYAFHPLAAAMPAYFAKSATIYNPVIYVFMNRQFRTCIMQLFGKQVDDGSEVSTSKTEVSSVAPA from the exons ATGGCAGAGGAATGGGGAAAACAGGTGTTTGCTGCCAGGCGGCACGAAGATACAACAAGAGGCTCCGCATTCACATACACAAACAGCAATCATACCAAAG ATCCTTTTGAAGGACCAAACTACCACATTGCTCCTCGATGGGTTTACAACGTCTCCACACTCTGGATGTGTATCGTGGTCGTTTTATCAGTCTTCACCAACGGCCTCGTCTTGGTGGCCACAGCAAAATTCAAGAAACTTCGTCATCCTCTCAACTGGATCTTGGTCAACCTTGCCATTGCTGATCTTGGAGAGACAGTCTTTGCCAGCACCATCAGTGTGTGCAACCAGTACTTTGGATATTTCATTCTGGGACACCCAATGTGTGTCTTTGAAGGCTATACTGTCTCAACTTGTG GTATTGCTGCTCTTTGGTCCCTGACTATCATCTCTTGGGAGAGATGGATAGTTGTGTGCAAACCCTTTGGAAATGTCAAGTTCGATGCCAAGTGGGCCACAGGTGGAATAGTTTTCTCCTGGGTCTGGTCTGCAGCGTGGTGTGCTCCTCCCATCTTTGGATGGAGCAG GTATTGGCCTCATGGACTGAAAACGTCCTGCGGGCCTGATGTGTTCAGTGGAAGCGAAGACCCTGGAGTCCAGTCCTACATGATTGTCCTCATGATTACATGCTGCATCATTCCTCTGGCTATCATCATCTTGTGCTACCTGGCTGTGTGGTTGGCCATCCGTGCT GTTGCTATGCAGCAGAAGGAATCTGAGTCGACCCAGAAGGCTGAGAGAGAAGTGTCCAGGATGGTTGTAGTCATGATCATAGCTTACTGTGTCTGCTGGGGACCCTACACCTTTTTCGCCTGCTTTGCCGCAGCCAACCCCGGATACGCCTTCCATCCTTTGGCTGCTGCCATGCCTGCATACTTTGCCAAAAGCGCCACCATCTACAACCCTGTTATCTATGTCTTCATGAACCGACAG TTCCGCACATGCATCATGCAGCTCTTTGGCAAACAGGTGGACGATGGTTCTGAAGTGTCCACATCGAAGACAGAAGTCTCCTCTGTGGCTCCTGCATAA